Proteins encoded together in one Musa acuminata AAA Group cultivar baxijiao chromosome BXJ3-6, Cavendish_Baxijiao_AAA, whole genome shotgun sequence window:
- the LOC103986857 gene encoding uncharacterized protein LOC103986857 codes for MQAAAAVVFSVKPRFSSASPSVPRLRSHRGPPVAASAALGTTTTTESMAAKWAQKTVVIPPHRRGCHLITSKILRGIEQDLSGFKCGLAHLFLQHTSASLTINENYDSDVQDDTETFLNRIVPEGRSAPWKHTLEGPDDMPAHIKSSMFGCALTIPITDGRLNMGTWQGIWLCEHRDHATPRKIVITLNGM; via the exons ATGCAAGCCGCCGCTGCCGTTGTCTTCTCCGTCAAGCCCCGCTTCAGCAGCGCCTCTCCTTCGGTCCCCCGTTTGAGATCCCACAGGGGCCCGCCCGTTGCCGCCTCTGCTGCCCttggcaccaccaccaccacggaGTCCATGGCCGCCAAATGGGCACAGAAGACCGTCGTCATCCCTCCCCATAGGCGCGGCTGCCATCTCATCACCTCCAAG ATTTTGAGAGGGATAGAGCAGGATTTATCAGGATTTAAATGCGGCCTTGCTCATCTTTTCT TGCAACATACGAGTGCTTCTCTCACCATAAACGAGAACTACGACTCAGATGTACAGGATGACACCGAAACATTTCTTAACCGGATTGTACCGGAG GGACGTTCTGCACCTTGGAAGCACACACTGGAAG GACCTGATGATATGCCGGCACATATAAAATCATCTATGTTTGGTTGTGCCCTCAC GATTCCTATCACTGATGGTCGTTTAAATATGGGAACTTGGCAG GGAATATGGCTTTGTGAACATAGGGATCATGCAACTCCTCGCAAAATTGTTATTACTCTTAATGGGATGTAA